Genomic segment of Panicum virgatum strain AP13 chromosome 2K, P.virgatum_v5, whole genome shotgun sequence:
ATCGGCaaagggtgattcctctcacggagaggaACCTGCCCATTTTCGACCTCACCCCCAAGGCCCCCATCCGCGAGCTCGAGGACGTCGTGCGTGCTGCTCCCCCGTGTCGTCGCTGCCCGGAGGGTGAAGAATGCGGTGGCGGATTTCCCCGACAACCCAGATGATCTCTGGAAGATTAAGATGCGCCTTGAGTCGGGGTACATTTCTGTGGTGAGTTCAAGTTTCAATTCGTTATCGATTTGTGCCACTCCTCTCCCTACTCTTTGATCCTGACTTGGTTGCGTTTGCATGGTGTGAGCCGCAAGGGCTACacctcgaagcccccggtccTGGAGGAATGCGAAGTCAACCGCATGCACGGAGaggtgatgaagaagaagaaggatgcggcggaggaggccgccgcctgcAAGATCGCACTCGCAGAGGGAAAGccgcggcccgccacgcccgagtccaccgaggaggaggactccTCAGACATTGAGCTCAACTtctcggacgacgacgaggcggcgacAGGCGCGGGTTCCCCGCCGGTCTATCGAGGGGCTGGCGGCGAGGACGCGACAGTGATGCTGGGTGAGGCGAGGCTCACACCGGAGTCGTTGGTGGAGCCGCCCCCCGCGAGGATAGAGCGCAGGTCACCCACGCCGGCATCGGGGGGGAGGTCGTCCACGCCCGTGGTGTCGACAGGCGGCGGAGGTTCCGTGGCGAGTGcggagaaggaggactccttgtcctcgctcgaagaggccgcccgggTCCAGCAAGAAGAGGCGCAGAGAAATATCACGAGTGAGTGTTTGAAATTTCATTATCGTTTGATCTGAGTTTATCACAACTTATCTTGGTTCCtctgatcagagctgaggcagaaagtGGCGACGAGACTGCGATGAAGGAGGCTGTCAGCACCGCACTCATGGTAGCGCAGGCTGAATACACAGAACTGGAGCGGACcgctgtgagcgtgtgccaggagctcgagggggatggTGCCATGTCTGGTAGCTCGATggtcagccgcctgcgagcgctaggtggccggatcaccaagcacgccaagagcacgccaagagcactaCATTATGGACCTTCAGGAGGTGTCATCGGTGTACATGGTCCCTACCGACGCCACcgtcgaggagttcgccaccgtcctggcCGGGAAACTTGAAGCTGACATCCCCTCCATAGCCAAATTTGATGCCattgaagacccgcaaggggggggaTAACCTATAGGAAGgcctgggcctcgaagcccatgtaataagttagtacttGTTGTAATAATACCTTTGGATTTGAGAAATTCGTTATtgtaaatcgacagtgtggcccgtcgaggccttgtgcgttcgagcctttgTTTCtctactttatttccgtgttctcgtatgcatTTTAGATAGGCCTCGGCGAGGACGATCGCGTTCGCAAGCGACCTGGacgtagggaggtgagtggggatgccatatcccggaggcgtaggtggTCCCGCGGCTCGGCCGATCCCGTTTCCTAGTCGTTTGCGCCTTGCGTCAGCCCTttctaagtatacgagaaacttagatacgagaatttttcgaaaaaaatgtTGGCGATTTTTTGGGATGTTCGAGGGTTCCCCCCGCAGTAGCCCCCATAgccaaaaaaataaacaagtaaagcatactcctttattgtttcggTAAATCGTAAatacgagtacaaacgatgtacaaatagcttggaattctaaggatagaagtgaCGTAgatgttgtatgttccaagcattggtgaagacttcgccgttttcgttcgccagcttgtacgtgccgggcttgagcacctcagcgATGATATAcgggccttcccatggtggtgagagcttgtggcggcccctgttgtcctgtcgaagcctcagcaccaggtcgcccttgttgaggtctcggcgtcgaACTCTATGTGCTTGGTATCTTCGCAGGGATTGCTGATAACGTGCTGAGtgaaggagcgccacgtctcgagcctcatccacttggtccagcgagtccttGCGGGCTcactggttctgctgctcttggtagGCGTTGAGCCTCGGTGACCCGTACTTCAAGTCTGTGGGGAGAAAGGCTTCGGCTCCATaaacgaggaagaacggggtaaagcccgtggctctgcttggggtcatcttcaggctccagataaccgagggtagctctgtgagccacctccggccaaacttgttcagcttgttgaatatccttggcttgaggccttaaaggatcatgccattgacacgctccacttgcccattcATCTGTGGGTGCGctacagccgaccagtccacacgtatgtggtagctgtcgcagaacgccaagaacttcttgcccgtgaactgggtgctgttgtcggtgatgatcgaattcgggaccccaaacctgaagacaatgtcagtAAAGAACAGAACAACTTGCTCGGAtctaatcttgccgatgggtcgagcctcgatccacttggagaacttgtcgattgccaccaataagtgggtgtagcccccgggcgccttctacagcgggccaacgaggtctagtccccacacTGCAAATGGTCACATGATGGGGATTGTCTGCAAagcgtgggccgggaggtgcgtcTTCCGGGCacagaactggcaaccctcacaGGTCCGCACGACATCGGTGGCGttggcgaccgcggtgggctagtaaaagccttgccgaaatgcgttacccacgagggtgcgggGTGCGACGTGGTgaccgcagatgccagcgtggatatcacggatcagctccttgccctcgggaatCGGGATGCAGCGTTGtaagacgcccgagggactgtgTTTGTACAGCTCGTCgtcgattaggacgaaggacttggcccgcctagcgaggcgccgtgcctgagcacgatccgagggtaggacccctcgaatcatccagttaAGGTACTGAGTGCGCCAATCCCGCGGGGgtggggcctcgtcgatctccatcgCTTTGGCCTCGTCCATGGAGGAGGTCTTGAAGTCagtgtccatgggctcggcctcatCCGCCGAAGGGTTCCCGCCAGGGGGCTCAGCGTTCGAGGGGCCCGGCTCTGCCAGATTCTTGAAATCGACGGAGGGCTTGATGATGTCGCGagcaaagatgttcggggggacggtggtctgcCCTGACGCAATCTTGGCTAGCTCGTCGCCATCCTCATTGTAATTGCGCGGGACGTGGTTGAGTTCTAGACAGTCGAATTTGTCTTCAAGGAGGCgtactgcattgcagtatgcctccatcttcgggtcatgacagctagactccttcattacttggtcgatgacaagttgagagtcaccgcgtacgtcgaggcgcttgacgccgagctcCATGGCGATGTGGAGGCCACtaaggagggcctcatactccgccatgttgttagacTCAGGGAAGTGTAGGCGAATTACATagcgcatgtgttctccgaagggtgagatgaagaggaagccggcgccggtgccggttttcatcaccgacctgTCGAAGTgcatggtccagcattcagctTGGATTTGTGGAGGGGGCaactgagtgtccgtccactcagcaaCGAAGTTgaccaagatttgggacttgatcgccttgcgaggggcgtaggtgagagtttctcccatcagctccacggaccacttggcaattctaccctcgacTTCCcagttgcggactatctctcccagaaggaaagacgagaccacgttgacgggatgggcctcgaagtagtggcgcagcttgcgccgagccatgACCACcgcgtatagcagcttctggatttgcggatagcgtgtcttggtttcggacaacacttcgctgatgtagtacaccggccgttggacaggcagagcatggccctcctcttgtctttcgacaacgatcactgcgctgaccacttgggtcgtcgcggctatgtacaggtagaggggctcgccatctatgggtggtgtgagaatgggggcatgagtgagTGATGCCTTCAGCTTGTCGAGGGCTTCctgagcctcgggggtccatGAGAAGCGTTCGGACTTCCTTAGGAGCCGATACAaaggcaagcctttctcgccaaggcgcgagatgaaacggctaagggacgctaggcatcccatgaacctctgtaccccctttaggtctcggatcggtcctatccaagtgatggccgagactttctcagggttgggttcaatgccccgctgggagacaataaagcccaagagcataccttgagggactccgaacacgcacttctccaGGTTAATTTTTACCCCCTTAGCCCTAAGGTAATcaaatgcgatcctgagatcggcgaccaggtcgtccgccttcctagattttacaacgatgtcgtcgacatatgcctccaTGTTCCGCCCGATATGGTCCCTGAAtacatggagcatacaccgatggtatgtagccccggcgtttctgaggccaaaaggCATCGTGGCATAGTAGTACATGCCGAatggtgtgataaaagaggtcgcgagctggtcggactctttcatcttgatttggtggtaaccagaataagcatcaagaaaaggataaaagttcgcatcccgcagttgaatcaacgatttgatcaatacgcGGCAAAGGAAAGCGAACCTTTGgatatgctttatttaaactagtgtagtctacgcacatcctccagcttccattctttttctttactaatacaggattagctagccactcgggatggaatacctccttgatgaatccggccgccagaagtttctgcaactcctcgccgatcgcccggcgcttgagctcgtcgaagcatcGCAgacgctgcttcaccggcttggagttgggtcggatgtcaagggagagctcggcgacctccctcggtatgccaggcatgtctgaGGGGCTCCACacaaagatatctgcgttggcgcggagaaagtcgacgagcaccacttcctatttgctgtcgagggtggcgctgacccgCAATGCCTTGTCGTCGGGGTGATTAAGGTTGAGGGGCATCCTCTTGATACTTTCGGCGGGTTCGAAACTGCCCGCGTGCCGGTGCGTgtagtccaaggcctcgcttgccatcttgttgagggtggctgcgagggcctcgtcctccgcttgagcctccacGTGCTCGACACACttgacgtcgcactcgtaggcgtgcttgaacgaggagccgacggtgatgacacccttcagacccggcatcttcagcttgaggtaggtgtagttggggataaCCATGAATTTGGTGTAGTAGGGACGgccaaggatggcgtggtaggctccccgaaaccccaccacctcgaaggtgagcacttccttgcggaagttggctgccgtgccgaagcagacgtgTAGATCGATCTGGACGAGGGgctggactcgcttccccggagcaacgccatggaatggcaacttgctggggcggagcttgttcaatccgatccccatgagcttcaaggtgtgggcgtacatgatgttgagtctgctgcccccgtccatgagcaccttggagaagcgagtgttgccgatgatagGATCGACAACAAGCGGGTACCTGTGACAGCCCAGGTAATTAAACTACTAAGCAAGAGGAATTAAACATGTCATCATGCGTCATTAACCAAGAAAAATTTAAATAGTTGCATGTATGCGTGTATGTATGTGCTTGTAGTTAAGAGCAAATACACCTTTTATAAAGAGCTAGTATACTTTTCATGcttaccatgaaatgacacaTGAAATGCATCAATGCACACCCTAAATGATGATGCATAAATTCATTAGGATATTCAAACATGCATTGAATAAATGTCACATAAAATGACGAATTAATTCAAATTGTAACAAACCggctttaaaaataaatttcaaaccgtagctcaaatgaacttttcctaaaaccaaagttgtagggtttcaaatgatgaacaactttcatgttcaaagtttttcaagttgctacacaaaaattgaagaaaaatttgaatatgAACTTGAATACGGCAATAATTTATATTTATCGAAcattcaaatttagctcttcATCTAAACTTCAAATGAGTTTTTGCCTGAAAAGAAAGTTGTGAAGTTCGAAATTTTCTACAACTCTTGTGTTGAAAGTTTTTCACATGTccattgaaattttttaagaaaaattaaaatcaactctctctcctctctctcttttccttcaCTCCTCTGTCTTACTCCCCTACTTCCAGTGCCACAGCGCCGCCCTGACCCAGCCATGATGCCCGTCggccacgcgtcgcgcccccgCCACCTGCTGCCACCACGCTGCGACCACCACTCGGCCATGAGTGCCTTCACCAGCTGCCCAGCTCGCCCCGTCCCGGCACCACTGCGACACCGCCTCCCTCCTCGCTGCACTCTTCCCCGGCTTCAATGCCGCACCACGACGCCGGCTCCGCGACACACGCTCGCGGCCAACACTGTGCACGCCCTTGCCACTGCCGTGCCCGGGCCGCTGCCCGCATGCCCGAGCtgcccggcctccccagcaccaCCTCCCCTCCCTCGTGCGCCTATATAAGGCCGAGCTCGGACCCTGCTCGCGCGCAGCCCGCCAttgccgcgccatggccgcccctTAGCGGGTCGCCGTGAGCTCCCCTCTGCAGCCCCTCTCCTCCCCATTTACTTCGCCACCCCGTGTTcccgctcctcccctctccaTTACACCCCAATCCAAGCCCCCACTCCCCTCCCTGCGccctggaacgccgccgcccacaccattgccgccgccgagcaccaccccatcgcggagccccctcctccgcccttccTCGCCCCAAATGGACCCCGCAGCAAGATTCCTCTCCCCGTAGTGAAGCCCCCAGACCCGTTCGCCTCCGCCCCGGACCgccggagcggcgccgccgccgtccgccggcccTGCTCCACGCCGTCGAGCCGCCTACGGCCACCCCGAGACAAACCCGAGCCGCCCAGGGGTAGTGCTCGCctccctcttgcctttcccccacctagccctcgccgccgacgagctcctCACCGGGAtttcggccgcccgccgcctcctctgttccaactccggccaggggcctcCCTGCAATTTGTTTTAATCTTCCAGGGGCCCAACTGCAAAgttccgttttctttttcttttgttttgaaaaacagcaaatttgtaaaatcaataataaataacagaaaaatcataaaaatgaaaactcaacttttatggaatccttgtgactagatctacaacttttgttacatacattttttcatttgatcaatattttttgctttatttaaaatacaaagaatagGTAGCTTTTATTGTATCTCAAGTTATATGCATGTTCTGGTTATGATTTTTGGATAGTGATGTATTACCAAATAGTACGGCTCTGTGTAAAAATGTCATGACCTTAGGAGAAATATAGCTATAGGTTTTAATAGATCTTGatttatgcctaggttaaattgttttatttatccaagttgttcTGATGTGATTCATgagctgaaacttttacagtttcTCTATTGCGGTGCATGTTTTATTCGGAAAAAGTTTAGaaatttttagttaagtcaaactggtccaaataatttatggtaggaagaaatgtactaaatcatgaaaaatagttacTTTGCCTGGAAAAATCTAATATTTGTTACTACAGTCTTTAATTAAGTTGTGAAccattcctgtaaattttgaggCTCAGATTCTTGGTATAACAGTCTGTGGAATTTAGTTTTGCTCCATGCATCTATatattgtgctatttttcatgccttgtgtaatgcttagttaaatctgaaatttttacagtagctTCATAATATTATCATCAACACTCAGATTAAGTTTCATTACCATTACTTGCATAGTTTGACTtgtaaaatttatttttgtttctagAAGTAGCTGCTTACTTTATTTTTCGTGGTTAATATGCTGCATGAAATTAGctcaaaatttcacagtaggcaagttactCCGCTATgtaccttgcataaaaattttAGTACCAGAAATTATATCTAACCCTAGTTATGGTTTTTTTTCATGTTATTATAGTGTTAATTAAGGAAAATACCAGTTCTACGTgtcaagaaaataaaaaaacagcaaactCCTAGTCCTTTTATGAATAAAATAATGTTAGATAGTACTCTATAAATAATTGCTCAATAAATAGAAAATATTCTCCAACTTAACTTGAGttgtgttggattacaactctatagtgaattaaattaagtttgttaccatcaccacaactcatgcatgtgcatttcatatagatttgactactctcgccgacggtacgtacgagctggtgccggagtccgagaatGAGCaccgtgaagctcaagttaatctaactaaagttgctgaagacctgaaccaaagttcagaagagcccaaggctagctccgctcaggaaggcaagccccggagcatgtcctatctattttaaatttatgcaacttcttatattcctatctacttgtgcatttacgtttgtaggaattgtttggaaccctagttgcgtaatcttaggtacctatgtttgaatactagcatgtataggtcgctagttggctatgcgaatggttcggtagaagtcgaatgatttcctgtcactcgcgagaattataggagctggatgtttactacacactgcaatataaggtttatgggcatggttgttgtacttgtgataccccgtctgtttagtgaaaatggataagaccgcggtgtgtggtagtggtggttaagcgtttgaacatactaaccacaggccgagaaatatggtaatcggtaagcttaagtacctgatcggaccggggagtggacttttccctcaccctgTTTGAACGTTGTTtttcatgcggccacatgcgggtgcaagcgtggtcacgacccggcgtcgaccgtggcgtggggctcttgtagtcgaagggggtgaccctgatccataagccaaaaagaaaggggaaatgttgcatgGGTGACTGGGTCaacatgcgtgtgtgttaggtctgccttgcaaggttaacaaattctattcgaatcgtccgcctctcacggatattgggactgcttaaccctttggccacatagagtaagaagtggaacaatgaggatgatgaatatgattgaatgatgaaaaataattgtttttcaccatgtatgctattggatagatgctcacttagaatggtaaattgaactagaattttgaagctaaaatttaaaattaaggaATTACTCTTAGTTGTTTTTCGGCGAAACAAACCTCTCCAGAcaaaagccttacatgtctaggtagtgggctaagtatatccatagtcgggtaagcctttctgagtattagtatactcagccttgcttgtggcttaactttgttttcaggtgatacgtttgaagatcagatagctagcttgacttggccgtgtactttacctcctggttggtcggtggagtgggatacgactctggtcaacgatgacaatgtcgagtgatgtcatgtacgggcttcatcatgggTTCGATCGatgctcaggtggattcttcgggactttacccgacagcactgccggattactccgtttgaagtgcgtgttagccaagattacctttagggtgatggttagcacacttgagccggattaatttgggcagtTCTGCCACAGTACCGTCCCGGGTGTGGGACGTaatcggggtggtcctcgcggccaaaggagatggtgtcctccgaccagtcaAGGTAGGATGGCgaggccttggtgacggagaagacttcccggcgctcacgcttgcgctgccgagaggtcatgtttgtCGTCGaccctccgaagatgaagaaggcgttctccaccggggggaactcgtcgtctccacctttgttgccagcatccttcttcttgtcctcgtcgcgatgcgcgacgcagTTGTAGTACTTCCgaagcatctcgcactgctcgagggtgtggttgaccgagcccttgtggtaagggcacggcttcttgagcatatcgtcgaataggccgccaccgcctcgaggggggcctcgaggtcctttgcggtctgaGGCAGCGatgaaggcctcgtcggagtcctccACCTGTCCCGGTCTGCGCTAGTTTGGCGAGGccggcttctttcctttctttcccgcTTTTGTCTCTTGACGGGGGCATTGGTCTtggcgctgccgccctctgcgggcgcatcttctTTGCGCTTGTTCGCCTTGTCGTTaaaaatggcaccaactgcctcctcgccggcggcgtagttggtggcggcatcgaacagctcgttggtactggcgggacggcttcgtgcaagctcgtgcaccaggttcctgcatgtcgtgccttcgaggaaggcgttgatgacctcgacgtgggtgacgctggggagctcggtacattgcttggagaagcgccgcacgtagtcgcgcagggactcattgggcttctgccgacaccctttgaggtcccatgAGTACACAGGGTGCACGTAAGTGCCCTGAAAGTTacccacgaagatcttgactaggtcggctcagtcgtggatctggtctgcgggcaagtgctcgagccatgtTCGCGTGGCGTCAGTGAggtgaagaaggagtttgcggatgatgaccgcgtcgtcCGTCGCACtgcccagctggcatgctaggtggtagtcgttgagccagaccgcgGGATCGGTCTCTCCCGAGTATTTGatgagggtggtgggctgtcgaaagaGCGGGGGCAAGGGAGCggtacgaatctcccggctaaacacacgggtgcccggaggctccggtgactcgcccctgtcgtgTTTGGGATCAAAGCGACcgccccgtcgaggggtgtacttcctgccattGATGATGCTGCGGGCGTCGCCATCACCGGCGTGtccgcgcgtgtcgtggagtcgctcccttgcgggagaCCTTCcaatgcggtcgtgcaccgagggtgccttcgcaccgtcTGCTgtggctgccttgccctttccTTCCGGGGGAGAGAGCACCGAGGCCTCGCGGCCCTGGTGTGCTGTACCTCCGGCCTTCGGGActgtcgagcgcatgcgagacgcagagctctcggcctgctgcacagcagcctgctcgatgagcacctgtgCCTCGTGGCGCAAGTTGCGACCCGGAGTCGTAGATGGCTCGGGAATTGCTTCgagtaggtaagccgcagcgatgagtttctcgctggccgtcttcagttccagTGGTCCGTCGGCGTTGTCAGCTAGGATCCGTTCCCGGg
This window contains:
- the LOC120659549 gene encoding uncharacterized protein LOC120659549; the protein is MEAYCNAVRLLEDKFDCLELNHVPRNYNEDGDELAKIASGQTTVPPNIFARDIIKPSVDFKNLAEPGPSNAEPPGGNPSADEAEPMDTDFKTSSMDEAKAMEIDEAPPPRDWRTQLEVRVTEAQRLPRAAEPVSPQGLAGPSG